One stretch of Riemerella columbina DNA includes these proteins:
- the folB gene encoding dihydroneopterin aldolase, with amino-acid sequence MAQIILEDIKIYAFHGVLPEENIVGTDYLITLKCDLDLWKAAETDCLSDTVSYAEINDIIHEEMAIPSQLLEHAAGRILKKVSLRFPQMTHLEIKLTKVAPPMKGEMKGASVVLTLTPLH; translated from the coding sequence ATGGCACAAATTATTTTAGAAGATATTAAAATCTATGCATTTCACGGGGTGTTGCCAGAGGAAAACATCGTCGGCACAGATTATTTAATCACCCTAAAATGCGACTTAGATTTATGGAAAGCCGCCGAAACGGATTGTTTATCGGATACCGTTAGCTATGCGGAAATTAACGATATCATCCACGAGGAAATGGCGATTCCATCTCAATTGTTGGAGCATGCCGCAGGGCGAATTCTCAAAAAAGTGAGCCTTCGCTTTCCACAAATGACCCATTTAGAAATTAAATTAACCAAAGTAGCCCCACCAATGAAAGGGGAGATGAAGGGTGCCAGCGTGGTATTAACGCTCACGCCATTGCATTAG
- the nadA gene encoding quinolinate synthase NadA, protein MKDENNLKNANLPVPDLALFEDLKLPESEQLVDEISKLKTEKNIWVAVHTSQEVEASQAIADFVGTLKEVSEQLKTVAQETVLFTGTMADAGVLKMLHPEKTILFIEENTFFSELEETAEEDSQYQLLEEIYLALKYEFPYALLIDDSFNA, encoded by the coding sequence ATGAAAGACGAAAATAACCTTAAAAATGCCAATCTTCCTGTGCCTGATTTGGCTTTATTTGAAGATTTGAAATTGCCAGAGTCCGAGCAATTGGTAGATGAAATTTCAAAATTAAAAACCGAAAAAAACATCTGGGTTGCCGTGCACACCTCCCAAGAAGTGGAGGCGAGCCAAGCGATAGCCGACTTTGTGGGAACGCTAAAAGAGGTATCAGAACAGCTGAAAACCGTAGCGCAAGAAACAGTACTGTTCACTGGAACTATGGCTGATGCAGGCGTGCTTAAAATGCTCCACCCAGAGAAAACCATCTTATTTATAGAAGAAAACACTTTCTTTTCGGAATTGGAGGAAACTGCCGAAGAGGATTCTCAATATCAGCTTTTAGAAGAAATTTACCTCGCTCTGAAGTACGAATTTCCTTACGCGCTACTGATTGACGATTCTTTTAACGCGTGA